In Eubalaena glacialis isolate mEubGla1 chromosome 2, mEubGla1.1.hap2.+ XY, whole genome shotgun sequence, a single genomic region encodes these proteins:
- the GRAMD2A gene encoding LOW QUALITY PROTEIN: GRAM domain-containing protein 2A (The sequence of the model RefSeq protein was modified relative to this genomic sequence to represent the inferred CDS: inserted 1 base in 1 codon): MTALSPGEAAKAGSVQQMHGKTASLKSTEKLGRVQRPGGSSLHWPEGLKGEDIKKCGREGMLLRKYNQQYHKLFKDIPLEEVVLKVCSCALQRDLLLQGRLYISPNWLCFHASLFGKDIKVVIPVVSVQMIKKHKMARLLPNGLAITTNTSQKYVFVSLLSRDSVYDMLRRVCTHLQPSSKKSLSAREFLEEPECESLEVLIPEMKWRKVCPASRSLSLPDNIPCIPRASMDSTDDFFPSRKPPGSGEFSGKPRAQAASENTGGGVGWGPAFCPRKMPNAXPVAENADCEEEKLEEQPKSNGELRLWDHGLLKVFFVLICFLVMSSSYLAFRISRLEQQLCSLNWGGSVPGHR; encoded by the exons TGTTCAACAGATGCACGGAAAGACGGCTTCTTTGAAGAGCACGGAGAAACTAGGCAGGGTCCAGAGACCCGGAGGCTCCAG TCTGCACTGGCCAGAAGGCTTGAAGGGTGAAGACATAAAGAAGTGCGGCCGAGAAGGG ATGCTACTCAGAAAATACAACCAGCAATATCACAAGCTGTTTAAGGACATCCCTTTGGAGGAGGTGGTTCTCAAAG TGTGCTCCTGCGCCCTCCAGAGGGACCTCCTTCTCCAGGGCCGGCTCTACATCTCCCCCAACTGGCTCTGCTTCCATGCCAGCCTCTTTGGCAAGGATATCAAG GTGGTCATTCCCGTGGTGTCTGTGCAAATGATCAAAAAACACAAGATGGCGCGGCTCCTTCCCAATGGCCTGGccatcaccaccaacaccagCCAGAAG TATGTCTTTGTGTCACTGCTCTCCCGGGACAGTGTATATGACATGCTGAGGAGGGTCTGCACCCACCTACAG ccTTCCAGCAAGAAGAGTCTGAGTGCAAGAGAATTTCTAGAGGAACCTGAGTGCGAGTCTCTG GAAGTCCTCATCCCTGAGATGAAGTGGAGAAAAGTGTGCCCTGCCTCCAGGTCCCTGTCCCTCCCAGACAACATCCCTTGTATCCCTCGGGCATCCATGGACTCCACGGATGACTTCttcccctccaggaagcctccggGGTCTGGTGAGTTCAGC GGAAAGCCAAGAGCCCAAGCGGCTTCAGAGAATACGGGTGGGGGAGTGGGCTGGGGTCCTGCCTTCTGCCCCAGGAAGATGCCTAACG ATCCTGTTGCAGAGAATGCAGACTGTGAGGAGGAGAAGCTGGAGGAGCAGCCCAAGAGCAacggggagctgaggctctgggatCACGGGCTCCTGAAGGTCTTCTTCGTGCT GATCTGCTTCTTGGTCATGTCTTCGTCGTACCTGGCGTTCCGCATCTCCCGGCTAGAACAGCAGTTATGCTCCCTGAATTGGGGTGGCTCAGTCCCTGGGCACAGGTga